In the Pseudomonadota bacterium genome, TAATCATAGGGGTAGTGATGTATATTGCGAAAATATTTGTTCAGTATTCGTTACCGCAAAACCCTTACCAGGAATTTATAAGCGGAAATACAACGATGAGGTGGGCGATATTCGCCATCGCTTTTGTTTTTGGAATTAAATATATGATAGATTTGTTCAAACGCAAAGAAGACCTGAATATGGCAGGATCAAGCAGTATAGCAAGAAAAATCCTCAATTTTGGGATAGAAACAACTAAAAAGTTCGTAAAGATTGTCATGTCAGCAGGCATCTTAATTCCTTTGATAGGTATATTACTGTCAGTAGGTTTGCCTGTTGTTATATATATCGTTGTAAAGATGCAAACGGATTTATGGAATAATCTCGGATCGCTTTTAGATAAATTGCTAACAACTGACAGGCTAAGCATTATTTCCTCAAGATCATTGGCCGTCTTTCAGCTAATTGCTTTCTTCGTTTTTTTAGCCTATTTTGCAATTAACAGCATTATATTTAAACAATTTACTGATAATGAAAAAAAGGCGTTCAACGAATTCCTGAATAATTACCCTGATGAATTTTTAGAAATTATCAATAAGGATGCTTTTATGGATATGGCATTAAAGGAGAAGGGCGGAATTACGATTGCTTCTAAGGCTAAAGATCTACGTGATGCTATAAAAATCGAGTACAAAAAATTCCAGAAAAATCAGGTTCCGCAGGTGACGGGAAAAACTTGAAAGCAAATTTTTATAGGGGGTAAAAATGCCAGTCGATATTGTAGGTAAAAAAAGTAATTACTTGATTGAAAGAGATTTTGACAGACTACCGGAGGCATTGAGAAACAAGATCTCAAAAGAAAAAGAAGAGAGAGACAATCAAATTGATAAGTTAACAAGCCTTGGAGACCTTGATAATTTAAAGACTGTTAAGAGAATGGTTGAAAAAATAAAGTTACCTGAAGGTATCGAGGTCCAGATAGATACCGGAAGCCTTGATTTTAAAGCCTTAAAAAACGCGATTTATAATGAACTGGATGAACACGAAGACAAAATTGTGGATTTGTATGGTTCTTGTGAACACTTAGGGGTGGTGTTTTTGGATATAATCGACGAAAAACATATAAACGATCCAGAGAGGAGAAAGGCATTCTGCCAGTTTATAGAAAGGTTGTTAGCTTATAAGATAAACGGCATAGAAAAAATAGACGAGAAGATAGATACTTTTTGGGACCAAATTTCAGAAGGGAATGAGATCAAAAACAGTGATTTTGAGAATGCGAAATCATCAATCAGATTGTTATCAAAAAACAGTTCTAAAGACGTGTTTTCATCCCTGTCAAGAGTCTTAATGAAGGTTGATAATATTAAACCGGGTACTGCAGAGCACGAAAAGGGCCTTGGGGGTAAGTTAAAAGATAAAGTAATAGGTGCATTTGGATTTGGGATCCCCATCGATAAAGATAAAATAGCCGAATTGTACCTTTCTATTTTGGAAAGCCTTAAGGATACATTAACCAAACTAAGTGAGAATGGAACAGTTGAGCCTTTGGTTGAGGACAAGGGTGACATTTTGTCTATTATTCAATTTTATTCAGAACAAAGAGCTGAAAACATAGACAATAAAAGATTTGGAGATTTTAGAAACAAATTGAAGGATGTGTTGGATTCTTTGATTGCTTATTATGGGAGCATCATTCAGCTAGTTACTAATGATAAAAGTTTTTTAGAAGGTTATAACGAGACCTTTTTGGGTAGCCTTCGGGAAGTTGTGATGAAATTTATTGTTGGCTATCCGGAGCCCACACTTCGAAGGAGCGCCTTAGACAAGATACGAAATTGCGGCTATGTAACGATAGATATCTTGAAAATGTTCATTTTTAACAAACCGCCTGATAAAGAAAAAAACGATACAGCACAATGGGAAAACGAAATTGCCATTAAGCAGTTTGCCATTAATATCTTCGGAGATATATTTGCCAATCCAGACTATGATGAGTACATGCAGGAAATGACGGATAGTTTAAATAGATTCATAGTAGACGAGAAAGAAGATTTAGATTTAAGAAGAAACGCACTCGAAATACTTATAAATAATTGCGATTTAAAGTACAGCAATTTCGAAAAAATTATAGAGGCCGGAAAAGATAATAAGGATATTAATCATGATTTCTTCCATAGGCTTGTGGATAAATTAAGCGATCAGACGGCAGAAAAGCTTAATGAATTTGTCGCGGACAAGGGCATTACCCTTTTTAGGGATGTTATCTTGCGAACTGATATAGAATCGAGCGAAAGGATAAGGATCATAAATAAGTTCAGCAACGAAGACTGTGCATACGAGACCATAAATGTATTTTACGAGATTATCGAAAAGTCTAAGGAAACAGATATCGTTAAGCGTATTTTACATACAGTAATATGCAAGGAATCAACATACGATAATAATAGACTTGCTAATACCATCAACAAAAAAGTTTTGGACAAGGATATCTCGGCTGAAAAGGTAAACGCGATATTGAATGAGGTTGATATATTCATTAAAATCATTCGCCCGGATATCTTTGTAGAAAATATTCAAAACCTATTACAGGCTGTTTTTGAACACGAGGATATATCAAAGCTTGATTTCACAATCCTGAACAGATTTGCATTAAATATACTTATGAAACTTAACGAGATCGGCGAAACAGACTTAATAGCGAATCCTGTTTTCAATAAAATTCTTTCTATAAAACGCATAGAAGACAGGGTCAAGGAAATAATAATTTCTAAATATGTTGATAACCTTTTGAATTTGAAGGACGAAGGCCACATCAAGACTTATCTGATTAATATTGAAAACGACCAAGAAAACGAAAAGCTTTTTTACCGAATTTTGGCGGACGAGATATGTAAACTCAAGCCGGACGGAGCTAAAGCATTTCTTTTATCAGAAGGGAAAGATTATATTAAAAAAATCATTTTAAGAGAGATGCCTGTTGATCAAAGGAAGAAGGTTATCGATGTATTCAAGGATGAAAAGTTTTACGAAAGAGAAGATCTTAAAATATTTTATGAAGCAGCAGAAGATTCGAAGGAAAAAGATATTGTTAAATATCTGATGCAGTACGTCTTGTGTAAAAACAATATTTATGACAACTTTGCGATCTCGGAGATTGTTAAGCGATCTTATATAGAAAATAATTACGATAAGATCAACTCAATTATAAGCCGTATTGACAAGTATATAGGGTCTTGTGATGATAGCAGTCATTTTTTGGATGATCTTCAGCGGCTAATGCAAGGCATTATAGACAATAAAGATTTTAATGAATTAGACTTCAAGGCAATTAACAGTTTTATAAGGACCGTTTTCAAAAAGCTGAAGAGCATGGGTAGGGAAGATTTTTTGAGAGAAACGATATTTTACAAGTTGGTATCTGTAAACAACATAAAAAACGACATTAAGGAAGATATAGTTAACGTGAATATCGATTATTTTAATGAACAAAAAGATTTAACCAGAATTAAAAAATTTGTTAAAGACAGTTTCTTAAGTTAAGAAACAAGCATTTAGCAAAAAAAAAAAAAAAAAAAAATGAAACAATGTCCCTTCTGCACTGAAGAAATCAAAGATAAAGCAATCAAATGCAAGCATTGTGGCGAATGGTTGCCCGAAGGAAATGGATTGCCTGACGATAAAGCAGAACAAGAAACTGCTCCTTCAATTGAAAGTAAAAAGAAATCCAGGAAAAAAGTCAAAAATTCTGACGAAATAGAATGGGCTGAAATCATAACGAATGCGTTTTTATAATAATCTGATCTGGTAGGCATAAACAGCGAGGCTTAAACTGGGACATTACGTAAATTCAGTTCTTATAAAGGGTGAGCATGTTGTTTATGAAACCGAACTCCATTGGATCATATATTTCTCTTTCCGTGCAATATTTACCCTATGGTTATCCCCTTTGATCAGGCGCGCCACCAGCGAATTCGTTATTACAAACAAACGTGTTATCGTCAAAGTAGGTCTCATAAGAAGAAAAACCCTTGAGATGAACCTGCAAAAGATTGAATCGGTTAATGTTGAGCAGGGCATAATGGCAAGGATTCTGGGATATGGAACTGTTACAATCGTTGGAACAGGAGGCACAAGAGAATCATTTACAGACATTAGAAAACCCCTGATGTTTCGCAGAAAATTTCAGGAATTCTCAATGGGCTCAGAAAGTTGACAGGAGGTATTGCCAAATGTATATAGCCAAAATACAGAAAAAAGTGCTTGAACTGTATGACGCAGAAACCGGCGCCCTAAAACAAGTAATAAACTGCGCCATATGGGACGGCATAATCAGAGCGGATACTGAAGGAAATCTGGTATCAATTATATGCGGAGATCGAAGAACAAGGGTTTATGATATCCAAACTGGCGCTTTAAAAACCACCATTCAACGCAGTCCTTATTAATTTAAATATCAGGAGGTAATTATGTCATATTCATCGATTCTTGCAAATGAAAAGAAATGCGCCACATGTGCCTATTGGCAGGGCAAAAGAGAACCATCAAGGTTTATAGAAGGTAAAATGCATTCCATTAAAGCTGAATCCGGTAATTTTCCCTGTATTGCTCAGGCCAACCAACCAAAGCAGGGTATTGCATCATGTACAAAGTGGAAAAAGTGGGATGCAATTTGAAAAAACATATATAGCTAAACTCTGTGTCCGTAACAAAGAGGGAATCACAAGAGGCAGGATAAATTTGACTGTCTGTCTATAAAGCTGATACTCACAAAGATTTAAAGCACTTTATTACCAAATGCAAAAGTGAAAAATAAAGGGAAAATAGATGAAAAAATTATTAAATTCATTCATTGGTCTTATCAACAAAGAAATCAGCAATAAAAAGAAGATTAATGCTGATCTATCTATTGAAAGCCAATTTGATGAAATATTCAGTGACGCTGACTTAATCGCCGCAGCAATAAAGTTTGAGATGCACCATGGAGTTGAGATTCCGGATGATTACA is a window encoding:
- a CDS encoding PH domain-containing protein → MIRRATSEFVITNKRVIVKVGLIRRKTLEMNLQKIESVNVEQGIMARILGYGTVTIVGTGGTRESFTDIRKPLMFRRKFQEFSMGSES